The genomic region GCATGAGGGTTTTCTGGGTATGAGATGATGATAAAGATAATATGAATAAGTTTTAATGGTATTCTTATGCCTTGCAAGCAGTGGATTGCTAAGGTTTTTGGATGGATGTTGAGATCCAGAAATTAAGTTGTTGTTCGTGAGTGTCAGGTGAGTCTCAAAGCCGACCCTTGCATGCATAGTATTATTCGAGATATTTTGGTAGAGAGTAGTCACACACTACGATTCTAAAGTTAGGAAAGTATGATAGGAAGTTGATGTTGTGGTATGGGCAATAAACGAGTCTTGCATGGTCAGTCTGTGTGGTATCTGATAAGTTGGTATGTGATAAATgttctaataataaaataaagttgcCTGAATGATTCTAGAATGTATAAGATTATCTAAAAGGAAATAAGTTAAGCCTTAAATGGGGTCAATGCTTGAAGGTCGGTTAAGTGAGTCTAAGTCTGTTCACCACAGTGAAGTCATCTAAAGGAGTCTGTCGGGACTTTAAACATGATTCTCTGAAAGGAAAAGTCTATGGCaccatatcgtgtaagaccgTAGCTGGtgggctatggcatcatatggaaagAATTAAAGGAAGGTTATTACCTAATGAGGTTCTCTACGTGACCCAAGATgatgaggggcaaacctcacataaaatgattttaggcAAATCCCTATTGTGAACATGCCAGAGAAATGGAAGCCTTTATGGCAATTTAtgaaatggaagcctttgtgtCTATCTATGAAAAGGGGAGCTTTTGTGGCTATctatggaaatgaagcttttatGGTGATATATGAAAAgggaagcctttgtggtgatTTGTGAAAAGGGAACCCTTTGTGGCAATCTATGAAATGGAAGCCTATATGGCGGATTACGAAATGAAAGCCCTCTTAACAATAATCTAAATGAAATGCCTCCGTGGCAAACTCTGAAGAAGATGCTAACGTGACGTGCTCTGAAGTAATGGTACTCATAACAAACTCGAAAAGGAAATGCTTGGCATGTAAGGATGAGACTTTTAGTGGCAGACTCTGTATCAAATGGTTTGGCACGGCCAACACAGTTCGCAAGTGCAAGTGGATATAATGAGCAAAAATGGGACTTTTGAGGAGGATTCGAATAGAATAATTGAAAGAGGTATCTACCATATGTATACGTGATCAATCATGAATTATCAAAGGAACGAAGACTTAGGGCATGTATGCAAGAATAATAGTGGTTGTCTATATGGACCTCTAGAAAGGAAATGGGCAAGGAATTGTGAAAGTTCATAAAGAGGAACGTGAATGATGTATTAAAGATGATAAGGGTAAGACATGATCTCCGAGTAGGTTATGACAACTATGGTATGAGGAATGGAACTCTAGAAATGTATTCGCCAAGAGATAAACTGAAAGATAAGCAATAAATATGGCTATCTGAAATTCCAGATGCAATGTGCAAACATGAACCAGGTAATTGGTGTTTATCTCACTACCTCAGTGTATATTGTTACAAGTAAGCTAGGATGGGTCTATGCAAGGAGGGGCGATGCTAGAACTATGCCAAGGGAGTGGGCGTACtgggctattatgcatacaaaacAAGTTGGTAGCAAAAATGCAGTTAATAGTTTTGCACAAAAGTCTATGTTTTGGAATGTTGTAAATAAGTTGTGAGATTAGTCAGAATTTCCTTGTGACTAATTTATCCAGTactacaattattattatttgatgtataATCACCTATGTTTTAGTTCAGGCAGTATGTAAGTAAGTTGTATTCATTGAACTTTGTACAAGTAGATTGAGCCTACATTTGGATTAGAGTGGTAACACCCGAGATTCAAATCCAATTTATCAGATCGAATTTGAGGCGTTACAGAGTTGCGATTGCACGATTAACCATGCAAATCTCACTGAAACGTTAGGTTcgataaaatccaaaaatagcCTTAGTGAGGTGAGCTGTATGCGGAGGACCTTTAGGAGAGGCGAGATTATTACTTGttatgtataataatattaatataaaatatctaatttaaacaaatatcaattcaattagtgaaatttaaaaaggttaaaatgtgaaatagaaaatatgtgattattcttatatttatttttttaaaattaaaaatctaactttaaattaaaaatacttatctttaaccttaaattatttttaatatatagttttGAACAATGGTTTTTTAAATCAGATCAATTGTCAAACTTTCAGGCCACCGGTTTATCGGTTCAACTGGTTCGATCGATCCAGTTAATtcgattaaaaattattaaaaactcaaaaataaaaaaaattagattaggttcaaccaattttttaatCGATTCAACCGATTTTTGATCTAACcgatttaaagatattttttagACCATTTCCTGATCTGATCGCCCGATCCAATCtgttttaaacaaaattgaTTTATATTACTATACGATTTTAATTGGCAGTCTATCATGTAATtgataaaaacacaaaagaaaagcTGTGGAGTTGAATCTAATTTATAAAAGTGGGTGAAGAGATTCGAGCCCTCTCAAAACTTTTAAGAAATTCTGTTTCTCACCTAACTCAAAACTTTTaagtaattgaaattaattatttaactaattaaggcctaacccccccccccccactaCAAATACCCTCTTTTCTTTGCATCACTCTCCATTCTCCTGCCTACTTACCTTGTTTTCTTCCATCTTTGAAATACAACCCTAAATAATCTCAAGCCATGAATCCCACACTGGCCACGTTATCATCACCATCCCTCTCTTTTCTTCCCTTGAAACCACTTTCTTCCCCTTCATTCCTCACTTTTCCTTCGCCCAAACCCCTCAGGCTTAGGGTTTCTTCTGCAAATTTTGATGCCATTCCCGTTTCTAAACCTAACAACAATGGCCAATCCCTCTCTCAAAAGCTTCAATCATTTGCCAAAACCGCTGTTTTGGTCGGTGCCACAAGTTTGATGATCGGGAAATTCTCCAACTTCCCTGCCAAAGCCGATTCTCTACCAGCAATGACTGAACAAGAACCTGCAGTTCTCCAAGAAAACGAACAAGTGAAAACCCAAAGCCCAAAAGAAACTTCACCGTTGTCTGAGTTTCTGGGATCTAATGACGAAGCCATTGCGGCATTACAGTCGCTTTTGCAACAGAAGCTCGAAAACGGCGAAGACGAAGAAGCGCTGAGTATCTTGAACCGATTGGTTTCTGCACAACCAGATTTTATTGATTGGAAATTCTTGTTAGGGAGGCTGTTGGGGGAAATGGGTCAAACGGAGAATGCACGTAAAGTGTTTGAGGAAATTCTTCAGTCGAATCCGTTCTCTTTCGAAGCTTTGTTCGAGAATGCGTTGTTGATGGACCGTTGTGGGGAAGGCGAAGCCGTGATCAAGAGGTTAGAAGAGGCTTTAGCCAGGGCCCAAGAAGAGAAGAAAGTCAAAGAAGCTAGGGATGTTCGATTCATAATGGCGCAGATACAGTTCTTGCAAAAGAACGTGGACGAATCTTTGATGAGTTACCAGGAATTGGCCAAAGAAGATCCAACTGATTTTAGGCCGTATTTTTGTCAAGGTATCATATATAGCTTGCTTGATAGGAATGCTGAAGCTAAAGAACAGTTCGCAAAGTATAAGGAGCTTTCACCAAAGAAGTTTGAGGTGGATGGATACTTAAGGACATCTTTATCGAGAATGAAACTGTTTGGGACCAGTGAGGAGAATTGAGTTTTGGGGGTTTCCCATATTTTCTGGCATTCAGGTGGGTATACAGTTCCTGGGGGTATTTcccttttttctaaaaacttctCCAGTAGTGTTTCATTTAGGCCTTTAAAACCTTGTTGAAAAAGGTCCAAGTGATATTGGAACTTCTTTGCAAGTGTCAGAGGATACTTAACAGAAATAAAGAGatgaaaccttttttttattaaaggaaTTAGTTGTTTTGGCAGTTTTAGGCTTCAATGATATTCTCAAGTTGCTTGGTTTTActattatttcttgttttttggTCTCTTTAATTGGAACAGATGGTTAGCATTATTGTCATTTGTTTAGGCTTTATATAATAGATTATTTACATAATGGTATTAGGGTAAAGGTTTCTTGCTTTTGTTTAAGGCAATAAAATTGAGAATCTACTGAGAGGTTGCAGTTCAAAAAGTACAttttaaacccaattcagaaaATTGATTTCGCCCCATACCAGAAGTTCTACCATAACTTTCAACTAATAAAAGATCAAGCAAAAGTATGTTATATGCAACCACTGTGAATATAGATAGGTGATATGCCCTCTAGAATTTCAGGAATGCTTATCTACTCTGGTTTTTGGCCTCCACTCTTGTTTTTTCTTAGAATTATTGTTCCCTTGGGGTTTCGAATTGACAGTGACTTTTGAAGCTGGCTTCTTGCCCTTACTACTTTTCTCACCCTTACAACTTCTCTCTTCCACGTCACAGTGGTCACCAGTTTCATCAGATGCATGATTTTCATGATTCTCCAAAAAGTATAGCTGCCATAGAAAGGGCACCATTGTAGACCACCCTGAAGCAGCTCCTCGCAAACAGCACCAATTATAGGAATGCTGCTTTCAAGTTTCAGTTTATTggaaaagaaatggagaaagcAGCAGGGACTTTTCACTAATCATGTGTAAATTGACATCTTTCAACTACATATGGGACAAacattgaatgaaattgacCTTGGTTCTAGTTGACTATGGAGTCGCTTCATTAAATCAAACATGTTGATTGCGTCCCTTGAAAAGTTGTCTTCTTGATCTGCAGGTTTCTTCTGCAAACATTCTTTTATACCAGCACCTATGATGAaaacaaattttcctaaatatACCTACAAAATACAGCAAATAGTGAATGATAAAACAAGCTAAAATAACAATAAGCATGTTCTGAACAATGAAACAATACTAGGCAtataaaatacatggaaaacagTAAGACATTGGAACTCTTCTAAACATTACCCTCAATTTCGAAACATACGAGATAATGGTCCTTTGATCTTTGGTACTATCCACTGCCTGTAATGCTTGAacaagttcccaaaaatgaccATGGTTAAACTGCAGATCACTGCCATTTTGATTCTGCATATTCAAGTCTTGATCTGACAGAGAAACTGAGCTTGAAGATGGAACAACCTCTGAGCTCGTCTCTTCATCGTAAGTGGCTGGAGGAAATACTTCACCAGAGAAACCTACGGTTTGATATTGATTGCTTCCGGCTTTCAACTTTGCAACTTTTGCTGCCTCCCAACAACTTCCCTGATTCTTCCTCTAAAGATTAGTCCTCAAAACGAATTAAGGACTGCTGCCTCCAATAAGTTCCCTCATTCTTCTTTGATTTCTGGGTCTGCGTAGATTTCACCTTCCCAAATGACTTTCTAAAGTTATCACTGAAACGAACCTGAGGTCATggtaaataaaaagaatataatttaccatttaataTAAAATGCACATTGCATCTCATGCACAGTTATCTTTGATAACAAAGTTTCATGTTGAACGTACAAAATTCACCCAGGAATTCATGGAAAGTTG from Gossypium raimondii isolate GPD5lz chromosome 1, ASM2569854v1, whole genome shotgun sequence harbors:
- the LOC105785586 gene encoding protein SLOW GREEN 1, chloroplastic, translated to MNPTLATLSSPSLSFLPLKPLSSPSFLTFPSPKPLRLRVSSANFDAIPVSKPNNNGQSLSQKLQSFAKTAVLVGATSLMIGKFSNFPAKADSLPAMTEQEPAVLQENEQVKTQSPKETSPLSEFLGSNDEAIAALQSLLQQKLENGEDEEALSILNRLVSAQPDFIDWKFLLGRLLGEMGQTENARKVFEEILQSNPFSFEALFENALLMDRCGEGEAVIKRLEEALARAQEEKKVKEARDVRFIMAQIQFLQKNVDESLMSYQELAKEDPTDFRPYFCQGIIYSLLDRNAEAKEQFAKYKELSPKKFEVDGYLRTSLSRMKLFGTSEEN